The following proteins come from a genomic window of Corynebacterium sp. P4-C1:
- a CDS encoding RidA family protein: MAANTPANIKARLDELGIQLPQVAAPVAAYVPATQVGNQVWTSGQLPFADGELPATGKVGAEVSAEDAYGYARTAALNALAAVDDAVGLDNVTRVVKIVGYVASAPDFGRQPSVVNGASELIGDIFGEAGAHVRSAVGVAVLPLDSPVEVELIVEVEGVDKRPA, encoded by the coding sequence ATGGCCGCGAACACCCCCGCGAATATCAAGGCGCGTCTCGACGAGCTCGGCATCCAGCTCCCCCAAGTCGCCGCGCCCGTCGCCGCGTACGTGCCCGCAACCCAGGTGGGCAACCAGGTATGGACCTCAGGCCAGCTCCCCTTCGCCGACGGTGAACTACCCGCCACCGGCAAAGTCGGGGCAGAGGTGTCCGCCGAGGACGCCTACGGCTACGCCCGCACCGCAGCACTCAACGCGCTCGCCGCTGTCGACGATGCTGTCGGCCTGGACAACGTCACCCGCGTGGTCAAGATCGTCGGCTACGTGGCTTCGGCACCGGACTTCGGGAGACAGCCGAGCGTCGTCAACGGCGCATCGGAGCTCATCGGCGACATCTTCGGCGAGGCGGGCGCCCACGTCCGCAGCGCCGTCGGCGTGGCGGTCCTCCCTCTGGATTCGCCGGTGGAAGTGGAGCTGATTGTGGAGGTCGAGGGCGTCGATAAGCGCCCCGCGTAA
- a CDS encoding DUF4177 domain-containing protein: MKKWEYATVPLLTHATKQILDTWGEDGWELVAVTPGPNPENVVAYMKREL, from the coding sequence ATGAAGAAATGGGAATACGCCACCGTTCCGCTGCTCACGCACGCCACCAAGCAGATCCTCGACACCTGGGGTGAAGACGGCTGGGAGCTCGTCGCCGTTACCCCCGGCCCGAACCCGGAGAACGTCGTCGCCTACATGAAGCGGGAGCTCTAA
- a CDS encoding WhiB family transcriptional regulator translates to MADSERSFERGEWVTMAVCRSGDPDALFVRGAEQRKAAAICRRCPVQMECRADALDNKVEFGVWGGLTERQRRAVLRKNPHVTDWAEHLAEGREIIGL, encoded by the coding sequence ATTGCCGATTCCGAGAGGTCTTTCGAGCGCGGTGAGTGGGTGACCATGGCGGTCTGCCGTTCCGGCGACCCCGACGCACTGTTCGTCCGCGGTGCTGAGCAGCGCAAGGCCGCAGCGATTTGCCGCCGCTGCCCCGTCCAAATGGAATGCCGTGCCGATGCCCTGGACAACAAGGTCGAATTCGGCGTCTGGGGTGGCCTGACCGAGCGCCAGCGCCGCGCAGTCCTGCGCAAGAACCCGCACGTGACCGACTGGGCTGAGCACCTTGCAGAAGGCCGGGAGATCATCGGGCTCTAA
- a CDS encoding penicillin-binding protein, translated as MSALSSLGKLLLGLIAAGLGIALCLAPAAGIGGAAVTRVDNTMQSNLSDLTDGTAPGVTTITDVNGDPMAWIYAQRRYEVEPNEIAQSAKDALVSIEDRRFYEHDGVDMQGFARAMVRNVLAGGVEEGASTIDQQYVKNYLLLVNADTTEEQSAAVEQSVPRKLREMRMASSLDKQLSKEEILARYLNLVSFGNHAYGIEAAARTYFDTSAAELTVPQSALLVGMLQSSEMLNPYTNPDGAKERRNTVLQAMVGTGYLSQADADKYADEPLGVLDEPSLLPRGCITAGDAGFLCDYALKYLADKGLSTEEIEHGGYTITTTLDPKVQAAAHEAATSAVNTGQTGVAEVINVIQPGQESHDILAMTSSRDYGLDLDESQTVLPQASSMVGNGAGSVFKIFTAAAALENGYNLESKLEVPDRAVVYGMGEGGAKNCPSGAYCVENAGRYPGEMTMREALAKSPNTPFVKLIEAVGVEPTVDMAVRLGLRSYEEQGTFDEENSVADYFRQHNLGSFTLGPTAVNPLELSNVAATLASDGKWCEPNPIKSIVDRYGDEVAIDRPDCEQAVEPELAAGLAGGMAEDAVSGTAKKAANSAGWHGAVAAKTGTTESHQSSAFLGFNKKFAAATYIYNDGTQTTPLCTGPVRQCSEGSLFGGQEAAESWFRMAKRMPGAEDAGLPAPSPLFDPKARDELLKRAVGMKKDEARSMLEEAGFKVRETTTSGKNAPRDEVVDTRSADDAGPGSTITLVVSDGTKARVSTRPSTSSPSPTTGASAADEPAPAEVDLGQLADELANLFG; from the coding sequence GTGTCTGCGCTAAGTTCCCTGGGAAAACTGCTCCTCGGCCTCATCGCCGCGGGTCTCGGCATCGCCCTGTGCCTCGCCCCCGCAGCGGGTATTGGAGGGGCCGCGGTGACGCGCGTCGATAACACGATGCAGTCCAATTTGTCCGACCTGACGGACGGGACGGCTCCGGGTGTCACCACGATCACGGACGTTAACGGCGACCCGATGGCGTGGATCTACGCCCAGCGCCGCTACGAAGTGGAGCCCAACGAGATCGCCCAGTCGGCGAAGGACGCCCTGGTCTCTATCGAGGACCGCAGGTTCTACGAGCATGATGGCGTCGATATGCAAGGCTTCGCCCGCGCTATGGTGAGGAACGTCTTGGCCGGCGGCGTGGAAGAAGGCGCCTCGACGATCGACCAGCAGTACGTGAAGAACTACCTGCTCCTTGTCAACGCCGACACGACCGAGGAGCAGTCGGCGGCCGTCGAGCAATCGGTGCCGCGCAAGCTACGCGAGATGCGCATGGCCTCCTCCTTGGACAAGCAGCTGTCCAAGGAGGAGATCCTGGCGCGCTATTTGAACCTGGTCTCCTTCGGCAACCACGCCTACGGCATCGAGGCGGCGGCGCGCACCTATTTCGACACGTCGGCCGCGGAACTGACAGTGCCGCAGTCGGCGCTGCTCGTGGGCATGCTGCAGTCCTCGGAAATGCTGAATCCGTACACGAACCCGGACGGCGCGAAGGAGCGCCGCAACACGGTGCTGCAGGCCATGGTAGGAACGGGCTATCTAAGCCAGGCCGACGCAGACAAGTACGCCGACGAACCGCTGGGCGTGCTCGACGAGCCGTCGCTGCTCCCCCGCGGCTGCATCACAGCGGGCGACGCGGGTTTCCTGTGCGACTACGCGCTGAAGTACCTCGCCGACAAAGGGCTGAGCACAGAGGAGATCGAGCACGGCGGCTACACCATCACCACCACCCTCGACCCGAAGGTGCAGGCAGCCGCCCACGAAGCGGCGACGAGCGCCGTGAACACGGGACAGACCGGTGTCGCCGAAGTGATCAACGTGATCCAGCCGGGGCAGGAGAGCCACGATATTTTGGCGATGACGTCGTCACGCGACTACGGCCTCGACTTGGACGAAAGCCAGACGGTTCTCCCGCAGGCTTCCTCGATGGTGGGCAACGGCGCCGGCTCGGTGTTCAAGATTTTCACCGCGGCGGCAGCCCTGGAAAACGGCTACAACCTCGAGTCGAAGCTGGAAGTGCCGGACCGTGCCGTGGTCTACGGCATGGGTGAAGGCGGCGCGAAGAACTGCCCGTCAGGGGCGTACTGCGTGGAAAACGCCGGGAGGTACCCGGGCGAGATGACAATGCGCGAAGCTTTGGCGAAGTCGCCGAACACGCCGTTCGTGAAGCTCATCGAGGCCGTGGGTGTGGAACCGACGGTGGATATGGCCGTTCGCCTGGGCCTGCGCTCGTACGAGGAGCAGGGCACGTTCGACGAGGAGAATTCCGTCGCGGACTATTTCCGCCAGCACAACCTCGGTTCCTTCACGCTCGGCCCGACGGCGGTGAACCCGCTCGAGCTGTCCAACGTGGCGGCGACACTCGCTTCGGACGGTAAATGGTGCGAACCGAATCCCATCAAGAGCATCGTGGACCGTTACGGCGACGAAGTCGCGATCGACCGCCCGGATTGCGAACAGGCGGTGGAGCCAGAGCTCGCCGCGGGTCTCGCCGGGGGCATGGCGGAGGACGCCGTTTCGGGCACCGCGAAGAAGGCCGCGAACTCGGCGGGGTGGCACGGTGCTGTCGCCGCGAAGACGGGTACGACGGAGTCGCACCAGTCGTCGGCGTTCTTGGGCTTCAACAAGAAGTTCGCCGCCGCGACGTACATCTACAACGACGGCACTCAAACGACCCCGCTGTGCACGGGCCCGGTGCGCCAGTGCTCGGAGGGCTCGCTGTTCGGCGGCCAGGAGGCGGCGGAGTCGTGGTTCCGCATGGCGAAACGGATGCCGGGTGCGGAGGATGCTGGCCTTCCGGCGCCGAGCCCGCTATTCGACCCGAAGGCGCGCGATGAACTGCTCAAACGTGCGGTGGGCATGAAGAAGGATGAGGCGCGGTCGATGCTCGAGGAGGCGGGGTTCAAGGTCCGCGAGACCACGACATCGGGCAAGAACGCACCGCGCGACGAGGTGGTGGACACCCGTTCGGCGGACGACGCGGGGCCCGGTTCGACCATCACGCTCGTCGTGTCCGACGGCACGAAGGCACGCGTATCGACGCGCCCCTCAACCTCTTCCCCCTCCCCCACCACGGGGGCGTCCGCGGCGGACGAGCCGGCCCCCGCTGAGGTCGATTTGGGGCAGCTCGCCGACGAGCTGG